One window from the genome of uncultured Cohaesibacter sp. encodes:
- a CDS encoding polyprenyl synthetase family protein gives MSATTQQETTKSQASIQPLIELVKSDMERVNDLILQKAGSDVEMIPEVAKHLIDSGGKRLRPMLTLASAAMCGYDGSDLDGHVKLAMSVEFMHTATLLHDDVVDESGMRRGKQSARMLWGNQASVLVGDFLLGQAFRVMVDVGSLRALEVLSSAACVIAEGEVLQLSVAQNMKTSVDDYMQVIRSKTAALFAAACEVGPILAGSDENKIEALRRYGMELGNAFQLIDDALDYGGSAAALGKNVGDDFREGKITLPVILANERGDKEAKAFWKRVMEERKDVTDGALDYAMGLLKETGALEDTLKQAREHGAAAIKALDAFEDSDYKSALIDAVEFCISRAH, from the coding sequence GTGAGCGCCACCACACAACAAGAGACGACAAAGTCCCAGGCCAGCATTCAGCCTCTCATCGAGCTGGTCAAATCCGACATGGAACGGGTCAATGACCTGATCCTGCAGAAAGCCGGATCGGACGTCGAGATGATTCCCGAAGTGGCCAAGCATCTCATCGACAGTGGCGGCAAGCGCCTGCGTCCGATGCTGACCCTCGCCTCTGCGGCCATGTGCGGCTATGACGGATCGGATCTTGACGGCCATGTCAAACTGGCCATGAGCGTCGAATTCATGCACACCGCGACCCTCCTGCATGATGATGTGGTCGATGAAAGCGGCATGCGCCGGGGCAAGCAGAGCGCACGGATGCTCTGGGGAAATCAGGCCAGCGTGCTGGTCGGGGACTTCCTGCTCGGACAGGCTTTCCGTGTCATGGTGGATGTCGGCTCGTTGAGAGCGCTCGAAGTGCTCTCGTCTGCTGCCTGCGTCATCGCCGAGGGCGAAGTGCTGCAATTGTCCGTCGCCCAGAACATGAAGACCAGCGTTGACGATTATATGCAGGTAATCCGTTCCAAGACCGCGGCCCTGTTCGCGGCGGCCTGTGAGGTCGGACCCATTCTGGCGGGCAGTGACGAGAATAAGATCGAGGCCCTCAGACGCTATGGCATGGAACTGGGCAACGCCTTCCAGTTGATCGATGATGCGCTTGATTATGGCGGGTCGGCGGCAGCGCTCGGCAAGAATGTCGGTGATGATTTCCGCGAAGGCAAAATCACCCTGCCTGTCATCCTTGCCAACGAACGCGGCGACAAAGAAGCCAAGGCCTTCTGGAAACGCGTCATGGAAGAGCGCAAGGACGTGACCGACGGCGCACTCGATTATGCCATGGGCCTGCTGAAGGAAACCGGAGCGCTGGAAGACACGCTCAAACAGGCTCGCGAGCATGGCGCAGCCGCCATCAAGGCGCTCGATGCCTTCGAGGACAGCGACTATAAATCTGCGCTGATTGATGCGGTTGAATTCTGTATTTCCAGAGCCCACTAG
- a CDS encoding DUF2007 domain-containing protein has protein sequence MKLLLKTNNAVTLSFVEALLRDAQIPFQTLDQNMSIMDGSLGILPRRILVDEDRESEARRLMIDAGLEEEAEPDKKDR, from the coding sequence ATGAAGCTTCTGCTCAAGACCAACAATGCCGTCACCCTGTCCTTTGTCGAAGCCCTGTTGCGTGACGCTCAGATTCCCTTTCAAACCCTCGATCAGAACATGTCGATCATGGACGGCTCGCTGGGCATTCTGCCACGGCGGATTCTGGTGGACGAAGACCGAGAGTCTGAGGCAAGACGCCTGATGATCGACGCTGGCCTTGAGGAAGAAGCCGAGCCCGACAAAAAGGATCGCTGA
- a CDS encoding methyltransferase — MTGAIPSTPPLLHSSAVVLDSSVPDDCELSEDDFLGGRISLYQPKKGHHRSGTDAVLLAACTPAKPGDLVVDLGSGVGAAGLCVAARVGDIRLLAVELEPDVARIALANIQRPDCSRYLHAASVLNCDVEIRGEARKEAGLVENLANHVIANPPYYRPERYQTSPNQARATAHMLTDEGMEPWFRTAVSILKSSGTFTLVQRADELPDLLRLMEGRFGGVTVQPFSPREGEAAHRVVIQGRKQSRAPFRLLPTIALHDAGRDGPAERIEAVHRHGAAIDLG; from the coding sequence ATGACAGGAGCCATTCCATCGACCCCGCCGCTTCTGCATAGCAGCGCCGTTGTACTCGACAGCAGCGTGCCGGATGATTGCGAGTTGAGCGAGGACGACTTTCTTGGTGGTCGCATATCGCTCTACCAGCCGAAGAAGGGGCATCATCGCTCCGGCACCGATGCCGTTCTGCTCGCGGCCTGTACCCCCGCGAAACCCGGCGATCTCGTGGTCGACCTCGGCTCCGGTGTTGGGGCTGCCGGTCTCTGCGTTGCCGCGCGGGTTGGCGATATCCGGCTGCTGGCGGTCGAGCTTGAGCCGGACGTCGCCCGCATCGCTCTGGCCAATATCCAACGCCCCGACTGCAGCCGCTATCTTCATGCCGCGTCCGTGCTCAATTGCGATGTCGAGATCCGGGGAGAGGCCCGCAAGGAAGCAGGGCTGGTGGAAAATCTGGCAAATCATGTGATTGCCAATCCTCCCTACTATCGTCCTGAACGCTATCAGACCTCGCCCAATCAGGCCCGCGCCACGGCGCACATGCTGACTGATGAAGGAATGGAGCCGTGGTTCCGCACGGCGGTATCGATCCTTAAATCTAGCGGCACCTTTACACTCGTACAACGGGCTGACGAACTGCCAGATCTGTTGCGCCTGATGGAAGGCCGGTTCGGTGGCGTCACCGTTCAGCCTTTCTCGCCGCGCGAAGGGGAGGCGGCCCATCGCGTGGTCATTCAGGGCAGGAAACAGTCCCGCGCGCCCTTCCGACTGCTGCCAACGATTGCCTTGCATGATGCAGGGCGGGATGGGCCTGCCGAACGCATCGAAGCGGTGCATCGCCATGGTGCGGCTATCGATCTTGGCTGA
- a CDS encoding DUF2235 domain-containing protein, which yields MGKNIVILCDGTSNEIKTNRTNILRLFGCLERDQKQLVFYDPGVGTFGSSDTLSRITLKTNELIGLAFGRGINENVLEAYRFLIDNYDDGRSSGREPDRIYLFGFSRGAYTARVLAGFIHTMGRIEREQLNLLSYAYRAYRNIGYSRDEERVANEERYSKHDDAFAEVGLYQRVLYPRPMPIHFMGLFDTVNSVFEQTGHGWQFRTHAYTRRNPSVRHVRHAVAIDERRTMFNAQLFPSGGLYEPPFGEVIKSEQDALEVWFSGTHCDVGGGHPEPQSGLAKIPLDWMIREAAATGLRFDQAVVNKIVLAQEEGDYCPPQPLALPYNSMTRAWSLVEWIPRRVRWYDDDGEEQSKWILPRGRRREIPDGAFIHPSVLERRGTDHDYDQPNLPQSYSVIEPLEVEPVEWWNS from the coding sequence ATGGGCAAGAATATCGTCATTCTGTGCGATGGCACGTCAAACGAGATCAAGACCAACCGCACCAATATTCTGCGACTCTTCGGCTGCCTCGAACGGGATCAGAAACAGCTGGTCTTTTACGATCCCGGCGTGGGCACATTCGGCTCAAGCGATACCCTGTCGCGCATTACGCTGAAAACCAACGAGCTGATCGGTCTCGCCTTCGGGCGTGGCATCAACGAGAATGTGCTCGAGGCCTATCGCTTTCTCATCGACAATTATGATGATGGCCGAAGCTCTGGCCGCGAGCCTGACCGAATCTATCTGTTCGGCTTCAGCCGGGGGGCCTATACCGCGCGGGTGCTCGCCGGGTTCATTCACACCATGGGCAGGATCGAGCGGGAGCAGCTTAACCTCCTTAGTTATGCCTATCGCGCCTATCGCAACATAGGATACAGCCGGGACGAAGAGCGGGTCGCCAACGAGGAACGCTATTCAAAGCATGATGATGCCTTTGCCGAAGTTGGCCTTTATCAACGGGTGCTGTACCCGCGCCCGATGCCGATCCATTTCATGGGATTGTTCGATACGGTCAATTCGGTGTTTGAGCAGACCGGGCACGGCTGGCAGTTCAGAACCCATGCCTACACCCGCCGCAACCCTTCGGTCAGACATGTTCGCCATGCGGTTGCCATTGATGAACGCCGAACCATGTTCAACGCGCAGCTTTTCCCGTCTGGAGGCCTCTACGAGCCGCCCTTTGGCGAGGTGATCAAAAGCGAACAGGACGCGCTGGAGGTCTGGTTTTCGGGCACCCATTGCGATGTCGGCGGTGGCCACCCCGAGCCTCAAAGCGGCCTTGCCAAGATCCCGCTCGACTGGATGATCCGGGAAGCGGCCGCAACCGGTCTGAGGTTCGATCAGGCGGTGGTCAACAAAATCGTGCTGGCGCAAGAGGAGGGAGACTACTGCCCTCCGCAGCCACTGGCCTTGCCTTACAACTCGATGACGCGCGCCTGGTCCCTCGTTGAATGGATCCCGCGACGTGTGCGCTGGTATGACGATGATGGCGAAGAGCAGTCGAAATGGATCCTGCCGCGCGGGCGCAGAAGGGAGATCCCGGACGGGGCCTTCATTCATCCATCGGTTCTGGAGCGGCGAGGCACGGACCATGACTATGATCAGCCAAACCTGCCTCAAAGCTATTCGGTGATCGAGCCGCTCGAGGTGGAGCCGGTAGAATGGTGGAACAGCTGA